In Zingiber officinale cultivar Zhangliang chromosome 1A, Zo_v1.1, whole genome shotgun sequence, the DNA window GGAGGTTCATCAATTGGCTTTAGAGGATGCCTCACTTTGCTAGTTTAGCTTCTGAAGTACCCTCATGAAGCTTCAGGAATTTTTCGTAgagatctttggcggagtcgtagcttccgatccagcTGACCTCCTGGGGAGGAAGAACACTAAGCAGATGGAATTCTATTTTTCCATTAGCCATGAAGTCGGCTTATTCCTTCTTCGTCTATGTGTACTCTTCTTTCTCGGCTTCATGCTGATCCATAGGTGCtccaaatcatattttataattaataagaTTTCAAAATCGGTCTTGAAGAATATCTCCATGCGCTTTTTCCATGTTccgaagtctccctcaaatttcgACGGGTAGATGCCGGATCCAACCATTTCttttgcttcagatggcggttagtccttctgaagcgagccttgctctgatatcaattgttggtcctTGGTCAGCCGACAAGAGGAGGTGAATTTCTCGAAAAAAGAAAATAgacctttctcaatcttttgaaataatttagacaaaatacttgtataaaaataaataataaactaattaataaaagaaaGATGCAGAGAAATTTATTTGGTTTATAATCAGAAGATTGTCAATCCAAGACTATGAAAAGCTCACTTAGAATTTTTCTTCGGGCGGAGtggcctcttacaacattgactACTTACAATTAAAGTAGTAGAACAAAAAATGAACTCATGTACAAGTGATTGTCTTAACTACTGAGACCAGAGTGTTGATGTAATttacactaatggtctaactcagatttgatgaatgacaaatgagtcAAGTTAGGTGTTGTTATGATCTAATGCATTTACTAAGAGTGTAGATTTTGGGATGTTCGATTCTCGATTGGCAGTCGGGATGTTTGATTTCTGATTGGAAGAAAGTCcagtcgggatgttcgattctcgaTTCACAATCGGGATGCCCGATTTCCGATGAGCGAAGTCCGGATGTGCGATTCTGATAGttcgggatgtttgattcccgaaGTCCGGATGCGCAATTTCGAAAGGTAACTCTACACccagtaagtagaggtaagtcactggaggagagtgactaagtgaggttGCGTCCTCACtcaaagggacagtaggcgtcggtctaatTTAGATCaattttggaaacctaaattgagaccctgactagatcttGATTTTGGTAAGAtaggatctaactcataaatatatataaactattTATGCATATATTCTAACTCTATGTTGTAGAGACAAACGTAGATCTTTGAATTCTTCATGCATGACAACTGATAGAGCTTGATTCCGAGCTCGAAGTCAAAAGATATGACCTCCAGAAGATTAGTGTGTTGAACCAGCTtaatggaggtgcctcagatcaGTCAGATTCGAATAGTAAAGGATAAGGTCGAATTCTCCTCATCTGATCTAAATTTTTGGGATCtaattagggatgtaaatgaaccgaATCAAGCCAAATTTGCTAAAAAATCTAAAGCTCAAATTTGGCTCGAAATAGATATATTCGAGTTCGAGATTGATTCGAagctcaaaaaattttaaattttatgttcgagttcggttcgaattaaggcttgggttcgagttcggctcgaaagattcgaacatgttcgcgaactattcgaattattgctcGAAAATAGGTATTCGAAaggctcaaaatttatttatttaatatatatttaacttatattaataaaatattaaggctTGCGAGCGGCTCGTGAACTATCgaataatataatttgagctcgAGTTTGGCTCggaaaaaagttcgaacatgttcgtGTTCGGCTCGAATTTGATAAATTCAAatacgaatcaaatatttttcgAGTTGGCTCGAAAAGCTCATGAGTCGGCTCAATTTGTTTGCAACCCTAGATCTGATAAGCTCTagagacccctccaaagggctataaaaggaggggttgAGCAAGCTTCAGAGATACCTTTGATACAAGATTCTACGCGTCCAAACGGCTTTCTGATTGCTCTGGGCTCTTGCTATTGTCCTGCTACGACTTTGCTACCTTTGACTGTCACCGAGAAGCCTACCAAACACCGAGCTCAAGCCGACCGATTTTAAACATTGTTTGGTAACCAAAGTTCttttattgtacttaatttctgcaAACGGGAAGTCTAGCGTGTTACACTTCTCCGACTTTCTTTGTGCTCGATCCCCTCTTCCGGTGGTTTCAGAAgaagtattttagtggattacccattaaTAAGTCCgcgggacttgggtcttggagtaggagtcgtcgaaggctccgaaccaagtaacatCGTTTGTGTTCTTGTTCTTTTGCTTGTTTTTCTACTTCTCTTTCTAAACCAAAAAGAATGAATTTTCAAAACTACGTGGTTTACCTCCCATCATATGACTCGATCCAACACAAAGCTCTATTTCTAGCATGTTGGTCGAATTTGACCATTTACTGACGTAGTAGCTCCGGGTGCCTGAGTGTGGATAAAACCTTATCCACATCGTAGCAGCTCTATTAGGATAAAACTTATCTagttcgggtgcctggaccatgCTGACATGGCTCGTTCAAAGCTCGCCAAGGGAGGCGCCTAGGGTTGTCCCAAGGAGTCCGGGTGCTCGAAGCATCCGGGAGCCTGGAAttgctccaggtgcctggagcaGTCAACCTTTGTTGACTGCTAGTTTTTCTTCTGTtctggctccgtttgcttgggtgattttggccatctagaatagagctcacccgaactcattttctgactttttcctcgagcaagtttccactCCCGCTTCTTGTCTCTCAGAAacgccgcgcgcttccttctcgttcaccaacgtactcttctgcaacacctcgtccctcggacgtaccaaGCTCATCGACTCtctctcatgtcatccttctcgctagttgcatttTTCTCTTGACTTCTTGTTcttctaagttcctacacacttaaacacaagacatcaaacaaacataggacctaacttaactcgattgatcatatcaaaactaccttggggtacctaCACTTTGTTCTCATTTTCTCGATCGGCCTTGCCGATTGGGCATACCCTAAGAGAGTTAATGTTAACTTGCTACACCATCCATAAAACTCTGCTCCCTTTGAGGACATCGCTACGACCTAATTAGGCCATATACATAAATGGGACCCCTGAGAAGCTCATCTTCTAGCTAGCAGCCCAAGATGCCTCTCGGTCTAAAAGCCCAGTTACTACCATTAATACgactagggttgtaaacaaggtGAGCCGAGTCAAGCTTTAGgatgtttaagcttgtttgataaagTAACCGAggcaagccgagccgagcttaaaatgaactaagcttGGCTTGATTTATCTTTTATGAGCTTAAGCTTGTTTGAAGGTCAACTTGAGcttagttcatttagatgttatcaagctctcaattcaagcttggcttaagcttggttcaaacttggcttaagcttggttcaagcttggctcaagtttggttcaagcttggttcgtttatatattatcgagctcttaatttaagcttgtttgaaacttttagttgtttgattggttattgaattGATAACtcaaactttttattttattttattatttatttagcatattgataagagttttattaatgaatatggttcgtaaaTATTACTCATGAACATTGTTTACAAATATTGTTCCTAAATATTATTTacgaatgttgttcacgaacgttaacgagctgaacatatatgtgttcaagcttatttgtttagtttaatgaactgtttaaatttgtttgtttaattgatcttgtgtatattaaacgaatataaacaagCTAGCATAACATCAAGCTTGTCCACGAAttcttggttcatttacaaccctaaatACAATACATGAGTTTGTCAGAGGAGCATATCTTTATATAAATACGTACACTTCTCCATACCAATGCAATCGATAGATACAATATAAACATAATGATGGGACAAATTTATTGATTGGAAGATAATATCTCATAAATACGGAGATTGTGAGAGACATGGTAAAAGAGGATCTTTCTCCGTCAACACAAGGAGATATACGCACATCTATGCATCTCCTTTTACTTGTTGTTGCTTGTTTTGTGTCACCATCGCTAGGGATCCTCTCGACCTATTTACTGACGATTTCCTTCTCTTTTCATGAGTTCTCAGAGTCAATCAATCCGCATTGCATATCACTGATGGTTCGCTTCTAGGATTAGTGACCTAGATTTAGTTGAAAGAGAGTTGGTAATGTATTTGCTTACTGTACCATATAGTCCTTAAAAATTTCAAGTTTGATGCACAAATAATGTGGAACCCTTCAAAAATTTAAGTCCTGTTTGGTTCCATCCCCCATTACCTAATGCTCATCACCAGCTCATCCCTCGCTGACTTCGATCCATATCACTTTGGTCGACTCAATCTATTCGCGGTTGACTATGACTTCTTTGATGAACAACGTGATCTTTGTCCCAAGGTCAGCTCTTCTTATCCTCAAGCCCCTGCCAACATCCTCATTAATAGGGGTGAACATTCAGTTTATtcgattaattcggttaatttgatattaattttgtataaattctttttattgttattttaaacaaatttaattaattcggtgttaattgaaataactaattcggttaattcagttttagtaaaactttgatttgattcggtcaGCAAACACTAAATCggttttcggttaattcggttaatttatggaccgaattaatCGAATGCTCACCCCTGCTCATTAATACACGAGATAAGATCTGTTGGTCCAAATGCATCAAGATAGATGATTTATAATTACAAttgaattataattataatttaatcataattaattatgattttttttatattcatcgtcctttaaattataatttaaattaagacAAATAATCAAAAGTTGTCTGAAGATCCTCCGTCAATCGTTAAAGTTGGACAAATGGTCAGATTATCGAACACtaacataaaataatttttaaataattttttattattcattttgattcaaattataataaaaataataaatttaaaaatataataaaaagtaGAATTTTTAGACTCTGCCTTGTCCTCTTAGCAAACGCTTTAGCCGCTGTGCTCGGAGAGCCAGCGGCTCCGAGTGGAGGCAGTGGGCTCCATTTGTTCCCGCATTTATTGAGACGGTTGCGGCTCTAGAGCCCGACGTGGACGTCCGAGATCGGTTAGATGCAGCGCGACTTTGAAAGATCTGGAGTTATGCGGATAAGCCAGGAAGCCGAACGGCTACAGCTCGTGAGCCGGGAAGAAGGGGTCGTCGTGGACACGTGTAGTAAATGATTGGCGAATATGCTTTCTTTTGGCGCcgccctcctctttctctctctctctgatGCGGCATCCGCCGACCGACCTCTCCATTTTGTTTTTGGATAGGCCACCGACCTGTGCAAAGCACCGTGGAGAAGTGGGAGAGGAGATGATGGAGTTCTTGGAGGAACTTCTCCTCGCCGCGCTAATCTCTGTCCTCCTCGCCTTCATCTTCGGAAATTTCTCCGCCGACAAGCCGGAGGCGGCGGAGGATTTAGGGCCTCGACCGAGGGCCTTGAATCCGATCcaggaggagaagagggaggggaAGTCGACGATCGTTGCCCTTGGTGAATTCTGTTCTACGGATACAAACCCCGCTGAGGTCGAAGAGGGAAGATTGGGTGTGGATGTATTGGAAAAGGACGGCGGGGTTGTCGCTGgattttaccaagagaaagatgACCTTTTTGACAGGGTAGTCGGGATTGGAAGAGTTGAGGATGATTTAGCGGAGCCGGGTGAGGCAAAACCGGTGGAGCAAGTCGTGGAACGAGGCGGCGAACTGACTGGAAACAAGGAAGAAGTATGCCATGTTGACAAGGGTAAGTGGGAATCGTTGTTTCATGGGGAGGATGAGTGGGAAGGGATCGAGAGAAGCGATATAGAGAAATTATTTGGAGTCGCGAGCAAGTTTGTCGCTGGCAAGATCGGTGGGGTTGCAGTGTCGAGACTGAGTAATGAAGTGCAAATGAAGTTGTACGGACTGCATAAGGTTGCGACCGAGGGACCATGCCATGAGCCACAACCCATGGTTTTGATGTTGTCTGCCCGCACCAAATGGTACTTTGGGATGCTTTTCATTGTTCTCGGTTCTCACTATACTTGTTAGCTTCTTCTCAGATATATTAATTTGTTTATTGCGGCATTGCTGATTGATATGAAATTTTGTTTTCGATTTGGATCTTGTGAGCTCTTTTACGAACTTTGTGGCAAGCAGCCATTGACGGGATTTCTCTATCTGACTGATATGGTGGTCAATGTACTAAGCTtaaatctttttttatttatttttaacaccACCACCAGCTGTAGATATATGATAAACACTTAGAGTGCCCAGGGCGTAGCTGAGTTGATGCCCAAGTGGTATACTTGCATCAATGGGCAAGGATTCGAGTCGCGACTACTGCAAATAACCCTCCCACTTAGGAGGCCACTCAGTACCTAATTTACCTTCCTTCATCTCACCATGGGGCCGGCGATGAGGGGCGCTTGGCATGAGCGTTATCACATTTTGCATCAATGATAAACACTTAGAGAGACAGGGTAGCTGAGCTAGCCACCAGAAAAAGAGATTATTTTTCTAAGTCTTCCACCCGCACAAATGAAATTCATTGCCAGTTAGAGATCAAGCATCTTGGAGATCACCTTTCTGTTTGAGCAGACGGAGGGCATTCTCATAAATTCATATATTCAACGTTTAAATATTAGGAGAGTGAGTATGAATCCTGCACCATCTGTCCTCGGCAAATGCACAAGAGAAAAGGTAGTTGCTCAATAGTTTCATTCTAGATCCGTATGTGCCAAAATTAGGACCCAAAACAATATTAATAGAATCAACGGAACCTCAAGTGTAAGCTGATAAAGCAAAATAGTCCAACCAAGATCACCACCTCTTCATGGGCGTATAACTATCCAGTGAAATTCCAGTGCAGATAGTAATGAGGACCATCCAAAGATCAACTTATATTCCAGTTTGACCATGTAGCTTCAGTTGTTTGAACTCCATCTTATATGGCATTGCTTGTTGTTGATGGAAAGAAGCAACCAAGTTCAATTCCTTATCAGTTTGTGGATTAGAGTGTATGCGGAGTGTTGGGTTAGTTAGTCATTGTCCTGTTGAAAACCAGGAATTGCAATTGTTACTTTGTTTCATTCTATGTGGATGTTGGCAGTTGGATACCTGAGCATCAAGGTTTGTGAAATTTGTttgattttttcttcatttttttttatcttggtcTGTACCGGAACTGTGTCGCCAAAACATCAAAGTGATGATATAGGAGAAAGAGTTCATGTTGCAGCATGAAAATTATTCCTTTGATCATAGTAGATATTTGTGTTCTTTGATTAAGTTCTAGTGCTTTTTTGATTCATTTCAGTACACTGAAAAGCCACCTTTGTTCCCTTCTCAAGGAAAACACTGCTCTTAATTCGATCTATGCTTCTGCTCTATTTCATTACGAACAACTTTTTGGCATGTTTCATTATGCATTACTCCGTCTTTAGtattatttatttcatttttttctctagCACATGTACAATAATGGGAAACTGAAGTTCAGATATACCTTGTTTTTTTATATGTTAAAATTCTATCATCTGATGATGGATGCTATTTCTCGTACTAGGCATTCATGGCAAGAACTAGGGAATATTAGTCCAGAAGCTGCTATGGAACAGTATATCAATCTTCTTACTGAAAGTATTCCTGAATGGAAGGCAGAGACATCCAAAGTAAGTCCGCCAGAACTTTTTTGATTCATTTTTTAGTGAAACTATTGCACTCTGGGTTCATAATGCAGGTGGAAGACATAGGTATTGATGCCAATGATCCTCCTTCTGTAGATGACTTATCAATAGGTCAACTTGGCTCAAAGTCCTCTCACTCTAAATCTGGATCTGAAATGTAATATTGACAATTCATTGCCAAATAGTTTTTCAGTTCAAGGATTTAAACATCTTTCTTACTAGCTTTGTTTTCACCATATCATCAGTTGAATAGTGCCATGCTTTGCAGTGTAACTGAAGATTTATCTGCTGAAGATGTCACTGGAAATGTAGAGACTGGTCCCAAACTTTTAAAACAAGGTGAATATACTCTCCACGTTGATTCCTGAAGAACAATGCTTATGTTTTTGTAGATTGAAGGTGCAAGTTTTGCTAGGTCTTTAAGTTGTCACTAAGGTCTCGGGTTGAAATTTTGTCTTTTCCATTGTGGCTTTGCCTCCCTTTGGAAAAATGGTTCGTTAGCTTATCAGATCAATCCTGCATGCAATGAATAATCTGAAACTCTATCAATTAGCTAATGAGATCTAAGCTCTGTAGATGAGCGTACTAGATGAAATGTTGGCACTTTCTATTAATGAAGGACACTAACTATGATGGTAGAAAGGAATTGAATGCAAGCTGGAAACTGATTACAGGTGTAACAAATAACTTACTGTGTTATTACCTGTGCTATTTATGATTTTGCATGTGCATAAGCATAGACGCAGGTTATGTTATAACTACTGAAAATCATGGGTTCCTAAGTAATGCTATGGAATGTTACTTTGCTGGTTGCAAAATCATAAAA includes these proteins:
- the LOC122037978 gene encoding acyl-CoA-binding domain-containing protein 1-like, yielding MRHPPTDLSILFLDRPPTCAKHRGEVGEEMMEFLEELLLAALISVLLAFIFGNFSADKPEAAEDLGPRPRALNPIQEEKREGKSTIVALGEFCSTDTNPAEVEEGRLGVDVLEKDGGVVAGFYQEKDDLFDRVVGIGRVEDDLAEPGEAKPVEQVVERGGELTGNKEEVCHVDKGKWESLFHGEDEWEGIERSDIEKLFGVASKFVAGKIGGVAVSRLSNEVQMKLYGLHKVATEGPCHEPQPMVLMLSARTKWHSWQELGNISPEAAMEQYINLLTESIPEWKAETSKVEDIGIDANDPPSVDDLSIGQLGSKSSHSKSGSEIVTEDLSAEDVTGNVETGPKLLKQGLANILLFNLISPPRVAF